The stretch of DNA GTAGACTTCTTTACGGGCGAGCTTATAATCTAACACTGTTAAGTAGCTGCCCGATAGTCGATTATACAACTGGGTCATGTAGTGCAGGTTGGCTGCTAATACGTCTCGCATCGGCGTAATCAACTGGTCTGATTCCCAGCGCGGAAAGAGGGCATACCCCGCCGAAAGCGCAATCAGGCCCCCCAGCAGCGTGTCGAGCAGGCGTTCGCCAGCCGCGCTGATAAAGCTAACGCCCAGAAACGTAGTCAGTATCAGCACAAAGGGCGTTACGCAAATCACCATCACGATATAGTTGATCCGCAACGCGCTGTAGGTGCCCAGCATAAACAGTACCATCAGCACCAGCAGTGCGACGCTGTTCTGAACGAACAGCAATATCAACACGCCTATGATGCCGCCAACAACAGTGCCAATGATGCGTTCGCGGTTGCGTTGTCTGGTCAGGCTGTAGGCAGGTTTCAGAATGACCAGAATCGTCAGCAGTACCCAGTAGCTATGGTGGCCGGAGGGCATCAGCTTCGTAACCACGTAACCCAGCAACAGGGCTAAGGCCATGCGCAGCGAAAACCGGAACGTCGATGAATCGAACGTCAGGTTGTCGCGAAACGATTGCCAGTCGATGGCCTGATGCGACACAAACCGCCCATATTCGAGCCGATTACCAGCCGTCAGGTTCTCGGTTGGAGCCGACCAGTTGGCCCGGATGCGCTGTAGCCGCTGGTTTAAATTCCGAAGGCTGATGAGCACTTTGCGCAGCACCAGCGTAGGGCCTTCGCTATTGTCGAGGGCGTCGATCTGTCGCTTCAGGTCGGCTAATGGCTGGGCGAAGTCAGGTGGCTGCCGGTTCGGTACGATGGTCTGAACGGTTAGGCCGAGGTGATCGAGTTCGTCGGCTATCTGCTGAATCAGATGAGCAACGGCGTCGAGCACCCCCGATTGACCAAACCGCTGCCGAATGTCGCTGTAGTCGTAGTACATAGCCACCACCTGCTCGTAGAAATCGACCATTTCGGAAAAAGTCAGCACCAGCCGCTGCCCGGTAGGATCGGCTTCGGCCAGATACTGATCGCTTTTGAACAGCAATTCGCGCACGGCGTTCTGCTGCTCACTCACCACTACCTGCTGCGCCAGCAATCGACGGTAATCATCGTTTATGTCGGTATTGGCCCGGTAAAAGTCGGCTTTGATTGCCATGAACCGGGCAATTTCGTGGATACACAGGCTAAGAGCCTGCTGCGCCGGTCGGTAGGGCCGCAACGTGGCCGACAGGATACTGATGGCCGCATACCATACACCACCCGCCAGCACCAATCCACTCTCGCGCAGAATGGCCGGACCGTCCATGTCGCGGTCCATCATCAGCACCATCACCAACAACGCCCCCGTGCCGACCGACGTAGCGCGGGGGCCGTAGAGCGTAAACATGGAGAAAAAAAAGCTGGCGATACCAATGACGAAACCCAGCGTAAGGTCGTTCAGGCGGGCGAAGCCGGTAATGAGCGTCATCAGAAAACCCGCCAGCGCGGCAATGGCCATGCCGTTGCGCCGGTGCTGCACCGGGCCGGGCGCGTCGGCCAGGGTTACGCTCAATGCGCCAATCGACAAGGTAATGCCGGTCGATAGCTGATCGAACTGGCTGAAAACCAATGCAGGCAGCAAAATGGACAGCGTGATGCGCAGGCCCGCCGAAAAGTACTGGCCCGACAAAAAATAACCCACCTGCCGAACCCGCCTGTCCATACGCTTATACTACGTTCTGTGTACTA from Spirosoma montaniterrae encodes:
- a CDS encoding FUSC family protein is translated as MDRRVRQVGYFLSGQYFSAGLRITLSILLPALVFSQFDQLSTGITLSIGALSVTLADAPGPVQHRRNGMAIAALAGFLMTLITGFARLNDLTLGFVIGIASFFFSMFTLYGPRATSVGTGALLVMVLMMDRDMDGPAILRESGLVLAGGVWYAAISILSATLRPYRPAQQALSLCIHEIARFMAIKADFYRANTDINDDYRRLLAQQVVVSEQQNAVRELLFKSDQYLAEADPTGQRLVLTFSEMVDFYEQVVAMYYDYSDIRQRFGQSGVLDAVAHLIQQIADELDHLGLTVQTIVPNRQPPDFAQPLADLKRQIDALDNSEGPTLVLRKVLISLRNLNQRLQRIRANWSAPTENLTAGNRLEYGRFVSHQAIDWQSFRDNLTFDSSTFRFSLRMALALLLGYVVTKLMPSGHHSYWVLLTILVILKPAYSLTRQRNRERIIGTVVGGIIGVLILLFVQNSVALLVLMVLFMLGTYSALRINYIVMVICVTPFVLILTTFLGVSFISAAGERLLDTLLGGLIALSAGYALFPRWESDQLITPMRDVLAANLHYMTQLYNRLSGSYLTVLDYKLARKEVYVSSANLASAFQRMTSEPKHTQRNEKEVYEFVVLTHILSANVATLLTGLPPGQPRPYPAPLLRPVRRGLVLLAEAQRKLDPAFNKHRLWEQSTAAPTTAAAPLTTDESAMLEQLTFIQQVCADISAVTITKGLMLPPSGGGYSP